A region from the Musa acuminata AAA Group cultivar baxijiao chromosome BXJ1-10, Cavendish_Baxijiao_AAA, whole genome shotgun sequence genome encodes:
- the LOC104000425 gene encoding dihydrolipoyllysine-residue acetyltransferase component 3 of pyruvate dehydrogenase complex, mitochondrial, producing MTLAFQIIRHSRKIGSRLGRCRNYAAKDIRFGVEARASMLQGVENLDDAVKVTIGPKAFCSESVRTNCYQKATTRTTLAGMNFYHALSCVPVATRRHFSTNSELPPHETIGMPSLSPTMTEGNIARWLKKEGDKVLPGEVLCEVETDKATVEMECMEEGYIAKIIHGDGSKDLKVGEAIAIIVEEEGDIEKFKDYSVSKSSAPTEVKTPSEPSQSKKEEETPAKAAEPNASKTEEVSHSEDRIFSSPLARKLAEDNNVSLSSLKGTGPDGRIVKADVVDYLASREKDVSAQSKAKGPAAVQGLDYVDLPNSQIRKVTASRLLLSKQTIPHYYLTVDTRVDKLMELRSKLNAIQETSGGKRISINDLVIKAAALALRKVPQCNSSWTNDFIRQYNNVNINVAVQTDNGLFVPVIRDADKKGLSIIAEEVKNLAQKAKENSLKPENYEGGTFTVSNLGGPFGVKQFCAIINPPQSAILAVGSAERRVLPGGAPDQFEFGSFMSVTLSCDHRVIDGAIGAQWLKAFKGYIENPHSMLL from the exons ATGACGCTCGCTTTCCAGATAATCCGTCACTCCCGGAAG ATTGGAAGTAGACTTGGCAGGTGTAGAAACTATGCTGCAAAGGAcatcagatttggagttgaggCTCGTGCTTCGATGCTTCAGGGTGTGGAAAATCTTGATGATGCGGTGAAAGTGACCATCGGCCCGAAG GCATTTTGTTCGGAATCAGTTAGGACGAACTGTTACCAGAAAGCCACCACAAGAACTACTTTGGCTGGCATGAACTTCTACCATGCTTTATCATG TGTGCCGGTAGCTACAAGGAGACATTTTTCAACTAATTCAG AGTTGCCTCCTCATGAAACAATTGGAATGCCATCACTTTCTCCAACCATGACCGAG GGAAATATTGCAAGGTGGCTGAAGAAGGAAGGAGACAAAGTTTTGCCGGGAGAAGTGCTTTGTGAAGTGGAAACT GATAAAGCTACGGTGGAGATGGAGTGCATGGAAGAAGGCTATATTGCTAAGATAATACATGGGGATGGGTCCAAAGATCTAAAAGTTGGCGAG GCGATTGCTATAATTGTGGAGGAAGAGGGTGATATCGAAAAATTTAAAGATTACAGTGTTTcaaaatcttctgctccaactgaagTTAAGACACCCTCTGAACCTTCCCAATCTAAAAAGGAGGAAGAAACCCCTGCCAAGGCTGCTGAACCAAATGCTTCAAAGACTGAAGAAGTTTCTCATTCAGAAGACCGGATCTTCTCTAGTCCCCTTGCAAGAAAGTTGGCAGAAGATAACAAC GTGTCACTTTCAAGTTTGAAAGGTACTGGTCCTGATGGCCGGATTGTGAAGGCAGATGTTGTTGATTATTTGG CATCTAGGGAAAAAGATGTCTCTGCTCAATCCAAGGCAAAGGGTCCAGCCGCTGTTCAAGGATTGGATTATGTGGACCTTCCAAATTCCCAGATAAGAAAA GTTACAGCTTCCCGCTTGCTGCTGTCTAAACAGACTATTCCCCACTACTATTTAACAGTAGACACCCGTGTTGACAAGCTTATGga GTTGCGGAGCAAACTTAATGCTATACAAGAGACTTCTGGTGGTAAAAGAATATCAATCAATGACCTTGTCATAAAG GCAGCTGCTTTGGCTCTTCGCAAAGTTCCTCAGTGTAACAGTTCCTGGACGAATGACTTCATTCGACA GTACAACAATGTTAATATCAATGTTGCTGTCCAGACAGATAATGGGTTGTTTGTTCCAGTTATTAGG GATGCAGACAAGAAGGGACTGTCTATAATTGCAGAGGAAGTGAAGAATTTGGCTCAGAAGGCCAAAGAGAACAGCTTGAAACCAGAAAattatgag GGAGGTACATTTACGGTGTCAAATCTTGGAGGTCCTTTTGGTGTCAAGCAGTTCTGTGCCATCATAAATCCTCCTCAATCAGCCATTTTGGCTGTTGGATCTG CTGAGAGGAGGGTGCTTCCTGGTGGTGCTCCTGACCAATTTGAATTTGGTTCCTTCATGTCAGTCACATTGAGTTGTGATCACCGTGTGATTGATG GTGCGATTGGCGCCCAGTGGTTGAAAGCTTTTAAAGGCTACATTGAGAACCCACACTCCATGTTACTGTGA
- the LOC135595409 gene encoding uncharacterized protein At5g39570-like, whose amino-acid sequence MASAWRGRDEAVDDFDEYDPTPYGGGYDLSLTFGRPLPPSEETCYPISSAGSNVDYARPQYSSGSVPSAYGASDYGEPYGRPKPKPEPAYGFRPQQEVEGGGGVGDFGGYGGGRRPQPRPGFQDHGSEPGSGYGGSEEYGSGYGRGLPKRDEDSSYGYGYGQGHPKPSREEEAGQGYGYGSKYQGGGEHGSGGGGYGGGNYGSGGGGGYGGGNYGSGGGGGYGGGSYGSGGGGYGSGDYGSGGGHKYQADESGYGSNPKPTYQRPVSGGDEEGTGRYNRPVYGRDEEGTERYNKPVYGGDEEESGRYNRPSRHDPNQGEGYGRPSYVNPAYGADQGEGYGRPSYGNDSDEEKKHRHHKHRHHHHEYADD is encoded by the exons ATGGCGTCCGCTTGGAGAGGACGAGATGAGGCGGTGGATGACTTCGACGAGTATGATCCGACGCCTTATGGCGGGGGGTACGATCTCAGTCTCACCTTTGGCCGCCCCCTCCCGCCCTCCGAGGAGACCTGCTACCCCATCTCCTCCGCGGGCTCTAACGTAGACTACGCAAGGCCTCAGTACTCCTCCGGCTCCGTCCCCTCCGCCTACGGGGCCTCCGACTACGGCGAGCCCTATGGCCGCCCGAAGCCCAAGCCGGAGCCGGCCTACGGCTTCCGGCCCCAGCAAGAGGTCGAGGGAGGTGGAGGCGTCGGTGATTTTGGTGGCTACGGTGGCGGTCGCCGCCCTCAGCCCAGGCCTGGGTTTCAGGATCACGGATCTGAGCCAGGGTCTGGGTATGGTGGCAGCGAGGAGTACGGATCTGGGTATGGTCGTGGGTTACCCAAGCGCGATGAGGATAGTTCCTACGGATACGGGTATGGGCAAGGGCACCCCAAGCCCTCAAGAGAGGAGGAGGCTGGGCAAGGATATGGTTACGGGAGCAAGTACCAGGGCGGTGGTGAACATGGATCTGGTGGCGGTGGCTATGGCGGTGGCAATTACGGAtctggcggtggtggtggctatGGCGGTGGCAATTACGGatctggtggtggtggcggctatGGCGGTGGCAGTTACGGATCTGGTGGTGGTGGCTATGGTAGTGGCGATTACGGATCTGGTGGTGGTCACAAGTACCAGGCCGATGAGTCCGGATATGGGTCGAATCCGAAGCCAACTTATCAGAGGCCTGTCTCTGGTGGAGATGAGGAGGGGACTGGGAGGTATAACAGGCCCGTCTATGGACGAGATGAGGAGGGCACTGAGAGGTATAATAAGCCCGTCTACGGCGGTGACGAGGAGGAGAGTGGGAGGTATAATAGGCCAAGCAGGCACGATCCTAACCAAGGTGAAGGATATGGTCGCCCTAGCTATGTGAATCCTGCATATGGTGCTGATCAAGGTGAAGGGTATGGCCGCCCTAGCTAT GGAAATGACTCTGATGAGGAAAAGAAGCACCGCCATCATAAGCACCGCCATCACCACCACGAGTATGCTGATGATTGA